A single genomic interval of Stenotrophomonas bentonitica harbors:
- the xpsF gene encoding type II secretion system protein XpsF: MPQYRYKALNAHGELFDGQMDAASEADVAAKLQDQGHLPMEARLAGEGGAGSTSWTALLRRKPFDGAALVQFTQQLATLLGAGQPLDRALSILLELPEDERSRRVITDIRDVVRGGAALSTALERQHGLFSRLYINMVRAGEAGGSLHDTLQRLADYLERSQELKGRVINALIYPAILLAVVGGALLFLLGYVVPQFALMYESLDVALPWFTQWVLNAGLVVREGWLAMIVVPALALLVVERKLRQPAARLALDGWLLQRRGIGGLIAKLETARLARTLGTLLRNGVPLLSGLGIARNVLGNRALAADVDVASDEVKNGNGLSAALARGKRFPRLALQMIQVGEESGALDVMLLKTADTFEQETARAIDRLLSALVPVITLVLASVVGLVIVAVLVPLYDLTNAIG, encoded by the coding sequence ATGCCGCAGTACCGCTACAAGGCCCTCAACGCGCACGGTGAGCTGTTCGACGGCCAGATGGACGCCGCCAGCGAAGCCGATGTCGCCGCGAAGCTGCAGGACCAGGGGCATCTTCCGATGGAAGCGCGCCTGGCCGGCGAAGGCGGGGCGGGCAGTACCTCGTGGACCGCGCTGCTGCGGCGCAAGCCGTTCGACGGCGCCGCGCTGGTCCAGTTCACCCAGCAGCTGGCGACCCTGCTCGGCGCCGGACAGCCGCTGGACCGCGCGCTCAGCATCCTGCTGGAACTGCCCGAAGACGAACGCAGCCGCCGGGTCATCACCGACATCCGCGACGTGGTGCGCGGCGGTGCTGCGCTGTCCACCGCGCTGGAACGCCAGCACGGATTGTTCTCGCGGCTGTACATCAACATGGTGCGCGCCGGCGAAGCCGGTGGCAGCCTGCACGACACCCTGCAGCGGCTGGCCGACTACCTGGAGCGCAGCCAGGAACTGAAGGGCCGCGTGATCAACGCGCTGATCTACCCGGCGATCCTGCTGGCGGTGGTTGGCGGCGCGCTGCTGTTCCTGCTCGGTTACGTGGTGCCGCAGTTCGCGCTGATGTACGAAAGCCTGGACGTGGCGCTGCCGTGGTTCACCCAGTGGGTGCTCAACGCCGGGCTGGTGGTGCGCGAAGGTTGGCTGGCGATGATCGTGGTGCCGGCGCTGGCGCTGCTGGTGGTCGAGCGCAAACTGCGCCAGCCCGCCGCGCGGCTGGCGCTGGATGGCTGGCTGTTGCAACGCCGCGGCATCGGCGGGCTGATCGCCAAGCTGGAAACCGCGCGCCTGGCACGCACCCTGGGCACGCTGCTGCGCAATGGCGTGCCGCTGCTGTCGGGCCTGGGCATCGCGCGCAACGTGCTGGGCAACCGCGCGCTGGCCGCCGATGTCGATGTCGCCAGCGACGAAGTCAAGAACGGCAACGGCCTGTCCGCCGCGCTCGCGCGTGGCAAGCGCTTCCCGCGGCTGGCGCTGCAGATGATCCAGGTGGGCGAGGAATCAGGCGCGCTGGATGTCATGCTGCTCAAGACCGCCGACACCTTCGAACAGGAAACCGCACGCGCCATCGACCGCCTGCTGTCGGCGCTGGTGCCGGTGATCACCCTGGTGCTGGCCTCGGTGGTCGGCCTGGTGATCGTCGCCGTGCTGGTGCCGTTGTACGACCTCACCAATGCCATAGGCTGA
- the gspE gene encoding type II secretion system ATPase GspE yields MNAVTHDLAEESSTDAEARIVALLLRNGRLKEADLARARPLQRESGGSLLPLLVRLGLVSERDHAQACAEVLALPLLEGKAVPEAPPESLLDALPLSLRFLKQFHACPLALHDGVLDLWLSDPQEPYTADAVQLAMAVPVRLHVGLRSEIDDVIERWFGQGRSAMGAIIETADGEGSAVDDIEHLRDLASEAPVIRLVNLVIQRAVELRASDIHIEPFENRLKVRYRVDGVLIEGESPPANLTAAVISRIKIMARLNIAERRLPQDGRIMLRVQGKELDLRVSTVPTAHGESVVMRLLDRDTVVFDFHRLGFTDAFLPQFRKVLDQPHGILLVTGPTGSGKTTTLYTALSQLNTADVKIITVEDPVEYQIEGINQIQAKPQIGLDFASALRSIVRQDPDIIMIGEMRDLETARIAIQSALTGHLVLSTLHTNNAAGGITRLLDMGVEDYLLTSTINGILAQRLVRRLEPQHALRYPASPEEIEKFDLRRLQPEGEIFLYRAQPSALAPTGYLGRTTIMEFLVMNDELRRAVMRRAGMGEVEQIARAAGMRTMYEDGLAKALQGYTTIEEVLRVTEES; encoded by the coding sequence GTGAATGCGGTAACCCACGATCTTGCTGAAGAGTCGTCCACCGATGCGGAAGCCCGCATCGTGGCGCTGTTGCTGCGCAATGGGCGGCTGAAAGAAGCCGACCTGGCCCGCGCCCGCCCGCTGCAGCGCGAGTCCGGCGGCAGCCTGCTGCCGCTGCTGGTGCGGCTGGGCCTGGTGTCCGAACGCGACCATGCCCAGGCCTGTGCCGAGGTGCTGGCGCTGCCGCTGCTGGAAGGCAAGGCGGTGCCCGAAGCGCCCCCCGAATCCCTGCTCGACGCGCTGCCGCTGTCGCTGCGCTTCCTCAAACAATTCCACGCCTGTCCGCTGGCCCTGCACGACGGCGTGCTCGACCTGTGGCTGAGCGATCCGCAGGAGCCCTACACCGCCGACGCGGTGCAGCTGGCGATGGCGGTGCCGGTGCGCCTGCACGTGGGGCTGCGTTCGGAGATCGACGACGTCATCGAGCGCTGGTTCGGCCAGGGCCGCAGCGCGATGGGCGCGATCATCGAAACCGCAGACGGCGAAGGCAGCGCGGTCGACGACATCGAACACCTGCGCGACCTCGCCTCCGAAGCCCCGGTGATCCGCCTGGTCAACCTGGTGATCCAGCGTGCGGTCGAACTGCGCGCCTCGGACATCCACATCGAACCGTTCGAAAACCGCTTGAAGGTGCGCTACCGCGTCGATGGCGTGCTGATCGAAGGCGAAAGCCCGCCGGCCAATCTCACCGCTGCGGTGATCAGCCGCATCAAGATCATGGCGCGGCTGAACATCGCCGAGCGCCGCCTGCCGCAGGACGGCCGCATCATGCTGCGCGTGCAGGGCAAGGAACTGGACCTGCGCGTGAGCACCGTGCCGACCGCGCATGGCGAAAGCGTGGTGATGCGCCTGCTCGACCGCGACACCGTGGTGTTCGACTTCCACCGGCTCGGTTTCACCGACGCGTTCCTGCCGCAGTTCCGCAAGGTGCTCGACCAGCCGCACGGCATCCTGCTGGTCACCGGGCCCACCGGTTCGGGCAAGACCACCACGCTGTACACCGCGCTGAGCCAGCTCAACACCGCCGACGTCAAGATCATCACCGTCGAGGACCCGGTCGAGTACCAGATCGAAGGCATCAACCAGATCCAGGCCAAGCCGCAGATCGGGCTGGATTTCGCCAGCGCATTGCGCAGCATCGTGCGCCAGGACCCGGACATCATCATGATCGGCGAAATGCGCGACCTGGAAACCGCGCGCATCGCGATCCAGTCGGCGCTGACCGGCCACCTGGTGCTGTCCACCCTGCACACCAACAATGCCGCCGGTGGCATCACCCGCCTGCTCGACATGGGCGTGGAAGACTACCTGCTGACCTCCACCATCAACGGCATCCTGGCCCAGCGCCTGGTGCGCCGGCTGGAGCCGCAGCACGCGCTGCGCTACCCGGCCTCGCCGGAGGAGATCGAGAAGTTCGACCTGCGCCGCCTGCAGCCGGAAGGCGAGATCTTCCTGTACCGCGCGCAGCCCTCGGCGCTGGCGCCCACCGGTTACCTCGGGCGCACCACCATCATGGAATTCCTGGTGATGAACGACGAGCTGCGCCGCGCGGTGATGCGTCGCGCCGGCATGGGCGAAGTGGAGCAGATCGCGCGCGCCGCCGGCATGCGCACCATGTACGAAGACGGCCTGGCCAAGGCGCTGCAGGGCTACACCACCATCGAGGAAGTGCTGCGCGTGACGGAGGAAAGCTGA
- a CDS encoding S8 family serine peptidase, producing the protein MTKKQNLRINVLAAAVLSLSVGASAYAAGLPVKEPARQASTAQQNSERIIVKYRTGTAAAADRSAKLAAVTSAVSRASVGGTASRSAAASPQLLRRLGTGADVIRLQGKLSQADLQKVLKEIQSDPSVQYAAVDVKLQRADLPAKETKQLIPNDQYYAQYQWHLHSATGGVNAPAAWDVAQGEGVVVAVLDTGILPQHPDFAAGTLLEGYDFISDAETSRRPTDERVPGALDYGDWVENDNECYAGSLAEDSSWHGTHVSGTVAEATNNTIGMAGLAYKAKVLPVRVLGKCGGYLSDIADAITWASGGTVVGVPANPNPAEVINMSLGGGGACDPAYQDAINGAVSRGTTVVVAAGNQASNASGYRPASCANVISVGATRITGGIASYSNFGAVVDLSGPGGGGGVDGNPGGYVWQAGYNGLTTPTSGAYSYMGMGGTSMASPHVAAVAALVQGALASAGKDPLTPAQLETLLKQSARTFPVTIPAATPIGSGIVDAKAALDKALEEPCTVDCAPDATPLTNRVAVTGLSGAGGSETLYSFEAAAGKTVSFLTYGGSGNVSLYVSAGEEPSATDFDAKSARPGNSETVRFTAPVAGTYYIKLVGESAFSGVSIQAVQ; encoded by the coding sequence GTGACCAAGAAGCAGAACCTTCGCATCAACGTGCTTGCAGCCGCCGTGCTGTCGCTGTCCGTGGGCGCCAGCGCCTATGCTGCCGGCCTGCCGGTCAAGGAGCCGGCGCGCCAGGCCAGCACCGCCCAGCAGAATTCCGAACGCATCATCGTCAAGTACCGCACCGGTACCGCCGCCGCGGCCGACCGTTCGGCCAAGCTGGCCGCGGTGACCTCGGCGGTGTCGCGCGCCAGCGTGGGTGGCACCGCCTCGCGCAGCGCCGCGGCCAGCCCGCAGCTGCTGCGCCGGCTCGGCACCGGTGCGGACGTGATCCGCCTGCAGGGCAAGCTCAGCCAGGCCGACCTGCAGAAAGTGCTGAAGGAAATCCAGTCCGACCCGTCGGTCCAGTACGCCGCAGTCGACGTCAAGCTGCAGCGCGCCGACCTGCCGGCCAAGGAAACCAAGCAGCTGATCCCGAACGATCAGTACTACGCGCAGTACCAGTGGCACCTGCACAGCGCCACCGGCGGCGTGAACGCTCCGGCGGCATGGGACGTGGCGCAGGGTGAAGGCGTAGTGGTCGCCGTGCTCGACACCGGCATCCTGCCGCAGCACCCGGACTTTGCCGCCGGCACCCTGCTGGAAGGCTATGACTTCATCAGCGACGCGGAAACCTCGCGCCGTCCCACCGATGAACGCGTCCCGGGTGCGCTGGATTACGGCGACTGGGTCGAGAACGACAACGAGTGCTACGCCGGCTCGCTGGCCGAAGACAGCTCGTGGCACGGCACGCATGTCTCCGGCACGGTCGCCGAAGCGACCAACAACACGATCGGCATGGCTGGCCTGGCGTACAAGGCCAAGGTGCTGCCGGTGCGCGTGCTCGGCAAGTGCGGTGGCTACCTGTCCGACATCGCCGACGCGATCACCTGGGCCTCCGGTGGCACCGTTGTCGGCGTTCCGGCCAACCCGAACCCGGCCGAAGTGATCAACATGAGCCTGGGCGGCGGCGGTGCATGCGACCCGGCCTACCAGGATGCGATCAACGGCGCGGTGTCGCGCGGCACCACCGTGGTGGTGGCGGCCGGCAACCAGGCTTCCAACGCCTCCGGCTATCGCCCGGCCAGCTGCGCCAACGTGATCTCGGTCGGCGCCACCCGCATCACCGGCGGCATTGCCTCCTACTCCAACTTCGGCGCAGTGGTGGACCTGTCCGGTCCGGGCGGCGGTGGCGGCGTGGACGGCAACCCGGGCGGCTACGTCTGGCAGGCCGGCTACAACGGCCTGACCACCCCGACCTCCGGTGCCTACAGCTACATGGGCATGGGCGGCACCTCGATGGCCTCGCCGCACGTGGCCGCCGTGGCCGCACTGGTGCAGGGCGCGCTGGCCTCGGCCGGCAAGGACCCGCTGACCCCGGCCCAGCTGGAAACGCTGCTCAAGCAGAGTGCGCGTACCTTCCCGGTGACCATCCCGGCCGCGACCCCGATCGGCAGCGGCATCGTCGACGCCAAGGCCGCGCTCGACAAGGCCCTGGAAGAGCCGTGCACGGTCGACTGCGCGCCGGATGCGACGCCGCTGACCAACCGCGTTGCGGTCACCGGCCTGAGCGGTGCCGGCGGCAGCGAAACGCTGTACAGCTTCGAGGCCGCGGCCGGCAAGACGGTGAGCTTCCTCACCTACGGTGGCAGCGGCAACGTCTCGCTGTATGTCAGCGCCGGCGAAGAGCCGTCCGCGACGGACTTCGACGCCAAGTCGGCGCGCCCGGGCAACAGCGAAACCGTGCGCTTCACCGCACCGGTGGCGGGCACGTACTACATCAAGCTGGTCGGCGAATCGGCCTTCAGTGGCGTGAGCATCCAGGCCGTCCAGTAA